From a single Kitasatospora sp. NBC_00458 genomic region:
- the pknB gene encoding Stk1 family PASTA domain-containing Ser/Thr kinase produces the protein MEEPRRLGGRYELGGVLGRGGMAEVYLAHDTRLGRSVAVKTLRADMARDPSFQARFRREAQSAASLNHPAIVAVYDTGEDYIDGISIPYIVMEYVEGSTLRELLHSGRRLLPERALEMTIGILQALEYSHRAGIVHRDIKPANVMLTRQGNVKVMDFGIARAMGDAGMTMTQTSAVIGTAQYLSPEQAKGEQVDARSDLYSTGCLLYELLTVRPPFVGDSPVAVAYQHVREEAQPPSVFDPEVRPEVDAIVLKALAKDRDYRYQSADEMRDDIERFLDGLPVAAAQQAAAYGMGAGYGYDQNGYPQHDPYGQTNMLPQQTAGGPTTVLPQAAPGGYPQHQAPGYDDGYGQTHAGPPGGGNDGYDDGYGRAGRRGEEPPKKSNTSWIVLAVAAVLVLVGTFFVAQAMFSNKRTDTPREAPKVTAPSLVGRSLTEAKTLAAQAGPKLVVTEGEKVACPDTNVKKDQVCTQTPAAGEQLAEAGTITVQLSSGPAKATVPNVVGKTKEQATKALNDAGFTNVSADYKDDDNAPLEQVIGQDPAANAGADPTAPIKLTVSQGKAKVPVPNVVGQQKEAAQAALEGAGFQVDASKSTQTNDPAKVNTVASQTPAANSKVAANTKVQLTIYKAPEKVSVPPLQNVLLKDAIKQLQTLGLQFTVVSGPQDPNSTVILSNPQAGTQVDPNSSVGLMTKAADPPKGGDTPTVPGIPGLPTPSNTKG, from the coding sequence ATGGAAGAGCCTCGTCGCCTAGGCGGCAGGTACGAGCTCGGCGGCGTCCTGGGACGCGGCGGCATGGCCGAGGTGTACCTCGCCCATGACACCAGGCTCGGCCGTTCCGTCGCAGTGAAGACGCTCCGGGCCGACATGGCCCGGGATCCGTCGTTCCAGGCCCGCTTCCGTCGTGAGGCACAGTCTGCGGCGTCACTCAACCACCCCGCCATCGTCGCCGTCTACGACACCGGCGAGGACTACATCGACGGGATCTCCATCCCGTACATCGTGATGGAGTACGTCGAGGGGTCCACGCTGCGCGAGCTGCTGCACTCCGGGCGCCGGCTGCTGCCGGAGCGGGCGCTGGAGATGACCATCGGCATCCTCCAGGCCCTGGAGTACTCGCACCGCGCCGGCATCGTGCACCGTGACATCAAGCCCGCCAACGTCATGCTGACCCGGCAGGGCAACGTCAAGGTCATGGACTTCGGCATCGCCCGTGCGATGGGCGACGCCGGCATGACGATGACGCAGACCTCCGCCGTCATCGGCACCGCCCAGTACCTCTCCCCGGAGCAGGCCAAGGGCGAGCAGGTGGACGCCCGCTCCGACCTCTACTCCACCGGCTGCCTGCTCTACGAGCTGCTGACCGTCCGCCCCCCGTTCGTCGGCGACTCCCCGGTCGCGGTCGCGTACCAGCACGTCCGGGAGGAGGCGCAGCCGCCGTCCGTCTTCGACCCCGAGGTCCGCCCCGAGGTCGACGCGATCGTGCTCAAGGCGCTCGCCAAGGACCGCGACTACCGCTACCAGAGCGCCGACGAGATGCGCGACGACATCGAGCGCTTCCTCGACGGCCTGCCGGTGGCCGCCGCCCAGCAGGCCGCCGCCTACGGCATGGGCGCCGGGTACGGCTACGACCAGAACGGGTACCCGCAGCACGACCCGTACGGCCAGACCAACATGCTGCCGCAGCAGACCGCGGGCGGCCCGACCACGGTGCTCCCGCAGGCCGCCCCGGGCGGCTACCCGCAGCACCAGGCCCCCGGCTACGACGACGGCTACGGCCAGACCCACGCCGGTCCGCCCGGTGGCGGCAACGACGGCTACGACGACGGGTACGGCCGCGCGGGCCGGCGCGGCGAGGAGCCGCCGAAGAAGAGCAACACCTCCTGGATCGTGCTGGCGGTCGCCGCCGTCCTGGTCCTGGTCGGCACCTTCTTCGTCGCCCAGGCGATGTTCAGCAACAAGAGGACCGACACCCCGAGGGAGGCGCCGAAGGTCACGGCGCCGAGCCTGGTCGGCAGGAGCCTGACCGAGGCCAAGACGCTCGCCGCCCAGGCCGGTCCCAAGCTGGTGGTCACCGAGGGCGAGAAGGTCGCCTGCCCGGACACCAACGTGAAGAAGGACCAGGTCTGCACCCAGACCCCGGCGGCCGGCGAGCAGCTCGCCGAGGCCGGCACGATCACGGTGCAGCTCTCCTCCGGCCCGGCCAAGGCCACCGTGCCGAACGTGGTCGGCAAGACGAAGGAGCAGGCGACCAAGGCCCTGAACGACGCCGGGTTCACCAACGTCTCCGCCGACTACAAGGACGACGACAACGCTCCGCTGGAGCAGGTCATCGGCCAGGACCCGGCGGCCAACGCGGGTGCCGACCCGACCGCCCCGATCAAGCTCACGGTGTCGCAGGGCAAGGCCAAGGTCCCGGTGCCCAACGTGGTCGGCCAGCAGAAGGAGGCCGCGCAGGCCGCCCTGGAGGGCGCCGGGTTCCAGGTCGACGCCTCGAAGAGCACCCAGACCAACGACCCGGCCAAGGTCAACACGGTCGCCTCGCAGACGCCGGCGGCCAACAGCAAGGTGGCGGCCAACACCAAGGTGCAGCTGACCATCTACAAGGCCCCGGAGAAGGTCAGCGTCCCGCCGCTGCAGAACGTCCTGCTCAAGGACGCCATCAAGCAGCTCCAGACCCTCGGCCTGCAGTTCACCGTGGTGTCGGGCCCGCAGGACCCCAACTCGACGGTGATCCTCTCGAACCCGCAGGCCGGGACCCAGGTCGACCCGAACAGCTCGGTCGGCCTGATGACCAAGGCGGCCGACCCGCCCAAAGGGGGCGACACACCCACCGTCCCCGGGATCCCCGGACTCCCCACGCCCTCCAACACCAAAGGGTGA
- a CDS encoding FtsW/RodA/SpoVE family cell cycle protein, whose translation MSTFDLSSDANNRSDGRQAGGVPADRASSRRRGNTTISPQGTPNRRNTELALLAFAVVLPVLAYANVGLAMDDKLPTGMLGYGLGMGALALIAHLLMRKFAPYADPLMLPIATLLNGLGLVMIWRLDKAGPLLHKNFAAAPNQLMWSGLGIALFIVVMVFLKDHRVLQRYTYISMAVALVLLAAPAFFPARKEDFGAKIWIRMGAFSIQPGEFAKIILTVFFAGYLMVKRDALALASRRFMGLYLPRGRDLGPIIVIWLLSLLILVFENDLGSSFLYFGLFVVMLYVATERTSWIIFGLLMSVGGAVAVASTTSHVKTRIDAWLDPMAAFAPKPPDGATEQIGQSLMALGSGGVTGSGLGQGRSWLIDFAAKSDFILGSFGEELGLTGMMAIFMLYALLIQRGLRTAIAARDPFGKLFAVGLSSAMALQVFVVAGGVTGLIPLTGMTMPFLAQGGSSVVANWALVAILLKISDSARRPGVEPAPATELQGGAAA comes from the coding sequence ATGAGCACCTTCGACCTGAGCAGTGATGCGAACAACCGGTCCGACGGACGCCAGGCCGGCGGCGTACCCGCCGACCGCGCGTCCTCGCGGCGCCGGGGCAACACCACGATCTCGCCGCAGGGCACACCGAACCGGCGCAACACCGAGCTGGCGCTGCTCGCCTTCGCGGTGGTGCTGCCGGTCCTGGCCTACGCCAACGTGGGCCTGGCGATGGACGACAAGCTGCCCACCGGCATGCTCGGCTACGGCCTCGGCATGGGGGCGCTCGCCCTGATCGCCCACCTGCTGATGCGGAAGTTCGCGCCGTACGCGGACCCGCTGATGCTGCCCATCGCCACCCTGCTCAACGGGCTCGGCCTGGTGATGATCTGGCGGCTCGACAAGGCCGGGCCGCTGCTGCACAAGAACTTCGCGGCGGCGCCCAACCAGCTCATGTGGTCGGGCCTCGGGATCGCGCTCTTCATCGTGGTGATGGTGTTCCTGAAGGACCACCGCGTCCTCCAGCGCTACACCTACATCTCGATGGCGGTGGCCCTGGTGCTGCTCGCCGCGCCCGCCTTCTTCCCGGCGCGCAAGGAGGACTTCGGGGCCAAGATCTGGATCCGGATGGGTGCCTTCTCGATCCAGCCGGGCGAGTTCGCCAAGATCATCCTGACCGTCTTCTTCGCCGGCTACCTGATGGTCAAGCGGGACGCCCTGGCCCTGGCCAGCCGCCGCTTCATGGGCCTCTACCTGCCGCGCGGCCGCGACCTCGGCCCGATCATCGTGATCTGGCTGCTCAGCCTGCTGATCCTGGTCTTCGAGAACGACCTCGGCTCGTCGTTCCTGTACTTCGGCCTCTTCGTGGTGATGCTGTACGTCGCCACCGAGCGCACCAGCTGGATCATCTTCGGCCTGCTGATGTCGGTCGGCGGCGCCGTCGCGGTCGCCTCCACCACCAGCCACGTCAAGACCCGCATCGACGCCTGGCTCGACCCGATGGCCGCGTTCGCCCCCAAGCCCCCGGACGGCGCGACCGAGCAGATCGGCCAGTCGCTGATGGCGCTCGGCTCCGGCGGCGTGACCGGCTCCGGCCTCGGCCAGGGGCGTTCCTGGCTGATCGACTTCGCCGCCAAGAGCGACTTCATCCTCGGCTCCTTCGGCGAGGAACTGGGCCTCACCGGCATGATGGCGATCTTCATGCTCTACGCCCTGCTGATCCAGCGCGGCCTGCGCACCGCGATCGCCGCCCGCGACCCGTTCGGCAAGCTCTTCGCCGTCGGCCTCTCCTCGGCGATGGCGCTCCAGGTCTTCGTGGTGGCCGGCGGCGTCACCGGCCTGATCCCGCTGACCGGTATGACCATGCCGTTCCTCGCCCAGGGCGGGTCCTCGGTGGTCGCCAACTGGGCGCTGGTCGCGATCCTCCTGAAGATCAGCGACAGTGCCCGCCGACCGGGCGTGGAACCCGCTCCCGCCACCGAGCTCCAGGGGGGAGCAGCCGCGTGA
- a CDS encoding PP2C family protein-serine/threonine phosphatase, with the protein MTLVLRFAAGSHKGLIREGNEDSGYAGPRLLAVADGMGGAAAGEVASSEVLGSIVRLDEDVPGADLLTLLGDAVQGANDRLRQMVEEDPQLEGMGCTLTAMLWTGQRMGLVHVGDSRAYLLRDGSLVQITQDHTWVQRLVDEGRITPEEAETHPQRSLLMRALDGRGQVEPDLSIREVRAGDRYLICSDGLSGPVSHQTLQDTLGSYYSPEQTVQELIQLALRGGGPDNITCIVADVLDVGATDTMSGQFTDVPVVVGAVAETPPSSTAADQSIRDTPAGRAAGLGRGPQGAFGPAAGYDAGHPGGGPGGFGPAEGYPEGYAPGEPAAYGAEGFDDGEPPAKRRNRALTFSLIGLVTLGLLGAGGFFGYQWTQSQYYVGAEGDHVAVYRGVNQSLAGLSLSSVHTPYKEIELKYLPQDQQTHVTNTISASSLGDADDKVKKLGEQAALCRKVADARTAAASGQTAPAAPPTVPASAAGGAAGTALQAGFVTATTPPSPSATGRAPAAGVPTTTPTPSTPTPSAPAPGTPSAAVPSQSAAAPAAPQGELPGLSDEERQRADSCPKP; encoded by the coding sequence ATGACCCTGGTGCTGCGCTTCGCCGCCGGCTCCCACAAGGGACTGATCCGGGAGGGGAACGAGGACTCCGGCTATGCCGGCCCGCGGCTGCTGGCCGTGGCCGACGGCATGGGCGGCGCGGCGGCCGGCGAGGTCGCTTCCTCCGAGGTGCTCGGCTCGATCGTCCGGCTGGACGAGGACGTGCCCGGCGCCGACCTGCTGACCCTGCTCGGTGACGCGGTCCAGGGCGCCAACGACCGGCTCCGCCAGATGGTCGAGGAGGACCCGCAGCTCGAAGGCATGGGCTGCACCCTCACCGCGATGCTCTGGACCGGGCAGCGGATGGGCCTGGTCCACGTCGGCGACTCCCGCGCCTACCTGCTGCGCGACGGTTCGCTGGTGCAGATCACCCAGGACCACACCTGGGTGCAGCGGCTGGTCGACGAGGGCCGGATCACCCCCGAGGAGGCCGAGACCCACCCGCAGCGGTCGCTGCTGATGCGGGCGCTGGACGGCCGCGGCCAGGTCGAGCCGGACCTGTCGATCCGCGAGGTCCGGGCCGGCGACCGCTACCTGATCTGCTCCGACGGCCTCTCCGGTCCGGTCAGCCACCAGACCCTCCAGGACACCCTCGGCAGCTACTACTCGCCCGAGCAGACCGTGCAGGAGCTGATCCAGCTCGCCCTGCGCGGCGGCGGCCCGGACAACATCACCTGCATCGTGGCGGACGTCCTCGACGTGGGTGCCACGGACACCATGAGCGGCCAGTTCACCGACGTCCCGGTGGTCGTCGGCGCGGTCGCCGAGACCCCGCCGTCCTCGACCGCCGCCGACCAGTCGATCCGCGACACCCCGGCCGGCCGCGCCGCCGGGCTCGGCCGCGGCCCGCAGGGCGCGTTCGGCCCGGCCGCCGGTTACGACGCCGGCCACCCGGGCGGCGGGCCGGGCGGCTTCGGCCCGGCCGAGGGCTACCCGGAGGGCTACGCCCCCGGCGAACCCGCCGCCTACGGCGCCGAGGGCTTCGACGACGGCGAGCCGCCGGCCAAGCGCAGGAACCGGGCGCTGACCTTCTCGCTGATCGGCCTGGTCACCCTGGGCCTGCTCGGCGCGGGCGGCTTCTTCGGCTACCAGTGGACCCAGAGCCAGTACTACGTCGGCGCCGAGGGGGACCACGTCGCGGTCTACCGGGGCGTCAACCAGAGCCTGGCCGGACTGAGCCTCTCCTCGGTGCACACCCCGTACAAGGAGATCGAGCTCAAGTACCTGCCGCAGGACCAGCAGACCCACGTCACCAACACCATCTCGGCGAGCAGCCTCGGCGACGCCGACGACAAGGTGAAGAAGCTGGGCGAGCAGGCCGCGCTCTGCCGCAAGGTCGCCGACGCCCGGACCGCCGCCGCGTCCGGGCAGACCGCGCCGGCCGCTCCGCCGACGGTCCCCGCCTCGGCCGCCGGCGGAGCCGCCGGGACGGCCCTGCAGGCCGGGTTCGTGACGGCCACCACGCCGCCGAGCCCGTCCGCGACCGGCCGGGCCCCCGCCGCGGGCGTACCCACGACGACCCCGACCCCGAGCACCCCGACCCCGAGCGCTCCGGCACCCGGCACGCCGTCCGCGGCCGTGCCCAGCCAGAGCGCCGCCGCCCCGGCCGCCCCGCAGGGCGAGCTGCCCGGCCTGAGCGACGAGGAGCGGCAGCGGGCCGACTCCTGCCCGAAGCCGTGA
- a CDS encoding DUF3662 and FHA domain-containing protein: protein MGVLKKFEQRLEGLVNGTFAKVFKSEVQPVEIAGALQRECDNNASIWNRERTVVPNDFIVELSPHDFERLSPYSGQLGTELSGMVREYAEAQRYSFMGPLQVNLEKADDLDTGLYRVRSRTLAAEELPPPPQQQQAPAQPTQGGGYGRPPAAPAPGAPWQQQQQGGAPYGAPPPPAAPPASPSGPPAPAGGNVRPFPGAGHGTSVRRWIEVNGARHQITGNACVLGRSTEADVRIDDPGVSRKHAEIRPGTPSMVLDLGSTNGIVVDGQHTQRATLRDGSRIVVGSTTIVYRQVEG from the coding sequence ATGGGAGTGCTGAAGAAGTTCGAGCAGCGACTCGAGGGTCTCGTCAACGGCACCTTCGCCAAGGTGTTCAAATCCGAGGTCCAGCCCGTGGAGATCGCCGGAGCGCTGCAGCGCGAGTGCGACAACAACGCGAGCATCTGGAACCGCGAGCGCACCGTCGTGCCCAACGACTTCATCGTCGAGCTGAGCCCGCACGACTTCGAACGGCTGAGCCCCTACTCCGGGCAGCTGGGCACCGAGCTGTCCGGCATGGTCCGCGAGTACGCCGAGGCCCAGCGGTACAGCTTCATGGGACCGCTCCAGGTGAACCTGGAGAAGGCCGACGACCTGGACACCGGCCTGTACCGGGTGCGCAGCCGCACCCTCGCGGCCGAGGAGCTCCCGCCGCCGCCCCAGCAGCAGCAGGCGCCCGCGCAGCCCACCCAGGGCGGCGGCTACGGGCGGCCGCCGGCCGCCCCGGCGCCCGGCGCACCCTGGCAGCAGCAACAGCAGGGCGGCGCCCCGTACGGCGCGCCGCCGCCGCCCGCCGCGCCCCCGGCCTCGCCTTCCGGGCCGCCCGCCCCGGCCGGAGGCAACGTGCGCCCGTTCCCGGGCGCCGGCCACGGCACGTCGGTGCGCCGCTGGATCGAGGTGAACGGTGCCCGGCACCAGATCACCGGGAACGCCTGCGTGCTCGGCCGCTCCACGGAGGCGGACGTCCGCATCGACGACCCCGGGGTCTCCCGGAAGCACGCCGAGATCCGGCCCGGTACCCCCTCGATGGTGCTCGACCTGGGCTCCACCAACGGCATCGTGGTGGACGGACAGCACACCCAGCGCGCTACGCTCCGCGACGGCTCTCGAATCGTCGTGGGCTCCACCACCATCGTCTACCGACAGGTCGAAGGGTAG
- a CDS encoding FHA domain-containing protein FhaB/FipA, which produces MSELTLTVMRLGFLAVLWLFVIVAVQVIRSDLFGTRVNPRASRRGAAAPAAGTTTPAPGRPAQAQPSGGPQTQGGGRRRGAPTQLVVVQGSLAGTTVALQGQTITLGRAHDSTIVLDDDYASSRHARIYPDQTGQWTVEDLGSTNGTYLDRQRLTAPTPLQPGMPIRIGRTVIELRK; this is translated from the coding sequence ATGTCAGAACTGACCCTGACGGTCATGCGGCTGGGCTTCCTGGCCGTGCTGTGGCTGTTCGTGATCGTCGCGGTCCAGGTGATCCGCAGCGACCTGTTCGGGACCAGGGTGAACCCCCGCGCGTCCCGCCGGGGCGCCGCCGCCCCCGCGGCCGGCACCACGACCCCCGCGCCCGGACGCCCCGCGCAGGCCCAGCCCTCCGGCGGTCCGCAGACCCAGGGCGGCGGGCGCCGTCGCGGCGCACCGACCCAGCTCGTCGTGGTCCAGGGCTCACTGGCCGGGACCACCGTCGCGCTCCAGGGCCAGACCATCACCCTGGGCCGGGCCCATGACTCCACCATCGTGCTGGACGACGACTACGCGTCCTCCCGGCATGCCAGGATCTATCCCGACCAGACTGGGCAGTGGACGGTCGAGGATCTAGGCTCCACCAACGGCACCTATCTGGACCGTCAGCGCCTGACCGCGCCGACCCCGCTCCAGCCTGGCATGCCGATCCGTATCGGCAGGACCGTCATCGAACTGCGGAAGTAG
- a CDS encoding class E sortase, with the protein MTQGTEAVAEEAFPPPEPERGREPAARRRRGRALAVLGVFGELLITLGLVLGLFVAYSLWWTDVLADRSAAAASDQLREAWAAGPAAPPSGSPAAPGVPGVPGVPGAPAPSGTPGPAGPSFAAGDGIGFLHVPAMGRGQVLIRMGTDPDTLSEGVAGVYEQPYRSAMPWDATGNFTLAAHRDGHGAKFHDLDAVGKGAAIVVETRDKWYVYRVDSTLPETSKYDTGIVAPVPKGSGYTGPGRYITLTTCTPVYTSRHRMAVWGSLVRVDDMDAKRTPPPELRTP; encoded by the coding sequence GTGACCCAGGGGACCGAGGCGGTGGCCGAGGAGGCCTTCCCGCCGCCCGAACCCGAGCGCGGGCGCGAACCGGCCGCCCGGCGGCGCCGGGGCCGGGCGCTGGCCGTGCTCGGCGTCTTCGGCGAGCTGCTGATCACCCTGGGCCTGGTGCTGGGCCTCTTCGTCGCCTACTCGCTCTGGTGGACCGACGTGCTGGCGGACCGCTCCGCCGCCGCGGCCTCCGACCAGCTGCGCGAGGCCTGGGCGGCCGGCCCGGCCGCTCCCCCGTCGGGCTCCCCCGCCGCCCCGGGCGTCCCGGGCGTCCCGGGCGTCCCGGGCGCCCCCGCGCCCTCCGGCACGCCGGGGCCCGCCGGGCCCTCCTTCGCGGCGGGCGACGGGATCGGCTTCCTGCACGTCCCGGCGATGGGCCGGGGCCAGGTGCTGATCCGGATGGGCACCGACCCGGACACCCTGTCCGAGGGCGTCGCCGGGGTGTACGAGCAGCCGTACCGCTCGGCGATGCCCTGGGACGCCACCGGAAACTTCACACTGGCCGCGCACCGGGACGGCCACGGGGCCAAGTTCCACGACCTGGACGCCGTCGGCAAGGGCGCCGCGATAGTCGTCGAGACGCGGGACAAGTGGTACGTCTACCGGGTCGACAGCACCCTGCCGGAGACGTCCAAGTACGACACCGGCATCGTCGCCCCCGTGCCGAAGGGCTCCGGCTACACCGGTCCCGGCCGGTACATCACGCTGACCACCTGCACGCCGGTCTACACCTCGCGCCACCGGATGGCGGTCTGGGGGAGCCTGGTGCGGGTGGACGACATGGACGCCAAGCGCACCCCGCCGCCGGAGCTGCGGACGCCCTGA
- a CDS encoding IS30 family transposase: protein MPRRHPGRDEYERLRAGGVARQEAARRVGVSERTARDWDQGVKKSAMTRTYPDGRRVDYATGTVTMCGVTTAPVGLTALEQQLHPRFLTLAERERIRDLQALGQSLRAIGRALGRPASTVKREIDANSGSKGYQPYAAHRAAAARRPRPKERKLLREGRLRGFVQDRLRVRWSPEQICHALPTEHPDDESMRVSVETIYQALYFQARGGLKREVQAAVRSGRTRRKPRRDPERRTPRFIDPMVMISDRPADVEDRAVPGHWEGDLIIGAGGRSAIATLVERSTRYTMLVHLPGGAHDAETVRDGLVRTIQTLPAHLRGSLTWDQGSEMARHRQFTMATGMPVYFCDPASPWQRGSNENTNGLLRQYFPKGTDLSPHSPEDLEHVAQELNGRPRKTLGWDTPAERLRDLLTT from the coding sequence CTGCCACGGCGGCACCCCGGGCGCGACGAGTACGAGCGGCTCCGGGCCGGGGGTGTCGCGCGTCAGGAGGCGGCCCGGCGGGTCGGTGTGAGCGAGCGCACGGCCAGGGACTGGGACCAGGGCGTCAAGAAGAGTGCCATGACGCGGACCTATCCCGACGGCCGCCGTGTCGACTACGCCACCGGGACCGTCACGATGTGCGGTGTGACCACGGCACCAGTGGGCCTGACGGCCCTGGAACAGCAACTGCACCCGAGGTTCCTGACACTGGCCGAGCGCGAACGGATACGGGATCTCCAGGCACTCGGTCAGTCGTTGCGGGCGATCGGACGTGCCCTGGGGCGGCCGGCGAGCACGGTCAAGCGGGAGATCGACGCGAACTCGGGCAGCAAGGGATACCAGCCCTACGCGGCCCACCGGGCGGCCGCCGCACGCAGGCCCCGGCCCAAGGAGCGCAAGCTGCTGCGCGAGGGACGACTGCGCGGCTTCGTGCAGGACAGACTGCGCGTCCGGTGGTCACCGGAACAGATCTGCCACGCTCTACCGACGGAGCATCCCGACGACGAGAGCATGCGGGTGAGCGTGGAAACGATCTACCAGGCGCTGTACTTCCAGGCCCGTGGCGGCCTGAAACGGGAAGTACAGGCAGCCGTCCGCTCCGGCCGGACCCGCCGCAAACCCCGCCGCGACCCCGAGCGGCGCACCCCGCGGTTCATCGACCCGATGGTGATGATCAGCGACCGACCCGCCGACGTCGAGGACCGGGCCGTGCCCGGTCACTGGGAAGGGGACCTGATCATCGGCGCGGGCGGCCGCTCCGCGATCGCCACCCTGGTCGAGCGCAGCACCCGTTACACCATGCTGGTCCACCTGCCGGGCGGTGCCCACGACGCCGAGACCGTCCGCGACGGCCTCGTCCGCACCATCCAGACCCTGCCCGCCCACCTGCGCGGCTCCCTCACCTGGGACCAGGGCAGCGAGATGGCACGCCACAGGCAGTTCACCATGGCCACCGGCATGCCCGTCTACTTCTGCGACCCCGCCTCACCCTGGCAACGCGGTTCGAACGAGAACACGAACGGGCTCCTGCGGCAGTACTTCCCGAAGGGAACCGACCTCAGCCCGCACAGCCCCGAAGACCTCGAACACGTCGCCCAAGAACTCAACGGCCGCCCACGCAAGACGCTCGGCTGGGATACCCCAGCCGAGCGTCTACGTGATCTACTCACCACCTAA
- a CDS encoding peptidoglycan D,D-transpeptidase FtsI family protein, whose protein sequence is MNKPIRRVSIFCLVLILALMVRTNWVQGVQAEAWATNKNNKRQVYDRYAHPRGNIIVDGQPVTQSAFVNGLRYKYKRSWVDGPMYAPVTGYSSQAFGASQLEQLEDGILSGSDDRLFFRNTLDMLTGEPKKGGDVVTTINAKAQKAAFEGLGNKKGAVVALDPRTGAILSLVSTPSYDPGVFAGNEPADSKAWTDLNADPNKPMLNRALRETYPPGSTFKLVTAAAAFENGLYQNIDDTTDTPDPYILPGTKTELKNESEFEKCANATLKSGMDQSCNTVYGKLGADLGKDKMRAQAEKFGFNSTVDTPIRSEKSVFPTGSTPDGTALDSIGQHDTRATPLQMAMVSAAIANNGSLMQPYLVQQERSASLTAISQHSEKQFSQPISPATAAKLQEMMVSVVENGTGKNARIPGLTVGGKTGTAQHGEDNAGLPFAWFTSYAKTADGRSVAVAVVVEDGSNNRDGISGGRLAAPIAKSVMQAVLGK, encoded by the coding sequence GTGAACAAGCCGATCCGCCGGGTCTCGATCTTCTGCCTCGTCCTGATCCTGGCCCTCATGGTGCGCACCAACTGGGTGCAGGGCGTCCAGGCCGAGGCCTGGGCCACCAACAAGAACAACAAGCGCCAGGTCTACGACCGGTACGCCCACCCGCGCGGCAACATCATCGTGGACGGCCAGCCGGTCACCCAGTCCGCCTTCGTCAACGGCCTGCGCTACAAGTACAAGCGGTCCTGGGTCGACGGCCCGATGTACGCGCCGGTGACCGGCTACTCCTCGCAGGCCTTCGGGGCCAGCCAGTTGGAGCAGCTGGAGGACGGCATCCTCTCCGGCAGCGACGACCGGCTCTTCTTCCGCAACACCCTGGACATGCTGACCGGGGAGCCGAAGAAGGGCGGCGACGTCGTCACCACCATCAACGCCAAGGCCCAGAAGGCCGCGTTCGAGGGGCTCGGCAACAAGAAGGGCGCCGTGGTCGCGCTCGACCCGCGGACCGGCGCGATCCTGTCCCTGGTCTCCACCCCGTCCTACGACCCGGGTGTGTTCGCCGGCAACGAGCCCGCCGACAGCAAGGCCTGGACCGACCTCAACGCCGACCCGAACAAGCCGATGCTCAACCGCGCGCTGCGCGAGACCTACCCGCCCGGCTCGACGTTCAAGCTGGTCACCGCGGCGGCGGCGTTCGAGAACGGCCTGTACCAGAACATCGACGACACCACCGACACCCCGGACCCGTACATCCTGCCCGGCACCAAGACCGAGCTGAAGAACGAGTCCGAGTTCGAGAAGTGCGCGAACGCCACGCTGAAGTCCGGCATGGACCAGTCCTGCAACACGGTCTACGGCAAGCTCGGCGCGGACCTGGGCAAGGACAAGATGCGGGCGCAGGCCGAGAAGTTCGGCTTCAACAGCACCGTCGACACCCCGATCCGCTCCGAGAAGAGCGTCTTCCCGACCGGCTCCACCCCGGACGGCACGGCCCTGGACTCCATCGGCCAGCACGACACCCGGGCCACCCCGCTCCAGATGGCCATGGTGTCGGCGGCGATCGCCAACAACGGCTCGCTGATGCAGCCCTACCTCGTCCAGCAGGAGCGCTCCGCCTCGCTGACCGCCATCTCCCAGCACAGCGAGAAGCAGTTCTCGCAGCCGATCAGCCCGGCCACCGCGGCCAAGCTGCAGGAGATGATGGTCTCGGTGGTCGAGAACGGCACCGGCAAGAACGCCCGGATCCCCGGCCTGACGGTCGGCGGCAAGACCGGTACCGCCCAGCACGGCGAGGACAACGCGGGCCTGCCGTTCGCCTGGTTCACCTCCTACGCCAAGACGGCGGACGGCCGCTCGGTCGCGGTCGCGGTGGTGGTCGAGGACGGCTCCAACAACCGTGACGGCATCAGCGGCGGCCGGCTGGCCGCGCCCATCGCGAAGTCGGTGATGCAGGCGGTGCTCGGCAAGTAG